One Echinicola strongylocentroti DNA window includes the following coding sequences:
- a CDS encoding TetR/AcrR family transcriptional regulator, translating to MEIAMDQFARLGVRYVTVDDIARAAGVSKKTIYQEFKDKAQLVLEAFKNKMQEDQAFFMNLYDENKGAIWHFVEVSKYIRSRYSNINPVVFSEIQRYYPSCWKLFEDFRQNCAIKTISDVLKKGKKEGTFRSEIDADILALVRMDQIASTFDSEKFPPSKFNVLEVQMAIMDHFIHGILTDKGRELFYTINNQD from the coding sequence TTGGAAATAGCAATGGACCAGTTTGCCCGGCTGGGGGTAAGGTATGTGACCGTGGATGATATTGCCCGGGCTGCTGGTGTTTCGAAGAAGACGATTTACCAAGAGTTTAAGGACAAGGCGCAGCTGGTACTGGAAGCCTTTAAGAACAAAATGCAGGAAGATCAAGCGTTTTTCATGAACCTGTATGATGAAAACAAAGGGGCGATATGGCATTTTGTGGAAGTCTCCAAATACATCCGGTCAAGGTATTCCAATATCAACCCCGTGGTGTTCAGTGAAATCCAACGGTATTATCCCAGTTGTTGGAAGTTATTTGAGGATTTTAGGCAAAACTGTGCCATCAAGACCATTTCTGACGTCTTGAAGAAAGGTAAGAAGGAAGGGACATTCAGGTCAGAAATAGATGCAGATATTTTGGCCTTGGTCAGGATGGACCAAATAGCGAGTACATTTGATTCGGAAAAATTTCCGCCATCGAAATTCAATGTTTTGGAGGTTCAGATGGCAATAATGGACCATTTTATCCATGGTATTTTAACGGATAAAGGACGAGAACTATTTTATACAATCAATAATCAGGATTAA
- the purL gene encoding phosphoribosylformylglycinamidine synthase translates to MILFFQSPQKNTIYALEAKQPVAPEDLQKLSWLFGEASQLAQEKVEGSYAGPRKEMITPWSTNAVEITGNMGISGILRIEEFSLLEEGQEIDPMLQAKYNGLGQDIFTIDLKPEEVLSITDIKSYNAQEGLALSDEEIDYLEKVSKSLGRPLTDSEVFGFSQVNSEHCRHKIFNGTFVIDGEEKENTLFQLIKKTSIKHPNKIVSAYKDNVAFVKGPKAQQFAPKSQDKADYFQPETISTVLSLKAETHNFPTTVEPFNGAATGAGGEIRDRLAGGTASIPLAGTAVYMTSYSRSEAGRSWEKDLNERKWLYQTPMDILIKASNGASDFGNKFGQPLISGSVLTFEHEENDKQFGFDKVIMLAGGIGFTREKYSLKNTPVKGNKIVIMGGDNYRIGMGGSAVSSVNTGEFSNSIELNAIQRSNPEMQKRVANVIRAMAENDHNPIISIHDHGAGGHLNCLSELVEDTGGNIDIDQLPVGDPTLSAKEIIGNESQERMGLVIGDEHVETLRKISERERAPFYVVGETTGDMHFKFENKNSGEKPVDWDLSHMFGSSPKTILTDSKATTQFAEPAYQTTELKQYIHEVLQLEAVACKDWLTNKVDRSVTGRVATQQTTGAIQVPLNNVAVMAIDYTGKKGIATSIGHAPVAALANPEAGSKLAIAEALTNLVWAPIEDGLSGISLSANWMWPAKNKGENDRLYRAVQAVSDFAIDLGINIPTGKDSLSMTQKYPDGKTVYSPGTVIISSVGECADIRKTVTPDLKSVADTELLYIDFSKDSAQLGGSSFAQVVNKIGNTPPTVKDNEYFAKAFMAIQQLIEKGLILSGHDISSGGLITTLLEMTFPTKACGLDVKTDQLEEKDIIKALFAENPGVVIQAKDAKTVKDNLEEQGIAYVAIADVTLSGKVNLEGLDLSLDVASHRDTWFKSSYLLDQKQSGQRLAKDRFDNYKQQPLEFSFGKNWEGTYDAFNLNPYRHTTTGTKAAIIREKGVNGDREMAYALWLAGFDVKDVHMTDLISGRETLEDVNMIVFVGGFSNSDVLGSAKGWAGAFLYNEKAKTALDNFYARPDTLSLGVCNGCQLMVELGLINRDHDVKPKMLHNESHKFESAFVNVDIPENNTVMFGSLSGQRLGVWVAHGEGKFSLPKDQEAYNIGMKYSYQAYPGNPNGSDYAVAGLASQDGRHLAIMPHIERSLVPWNWPNYPEGFIDQEITPWVEAFVNAKEWVASHQ, encoded by the coding sequence ATGATTCTCTTTTTCCAATCCCCACAAAAAAACACCATCTACGCGCTAGAAGCCAAACAACCTGTTGCACCTGAAGATCTCCAAAAGCTTTCGTGGCTCTTTGGAGAGGCCAGTCAGCTTGCACAGGAAAAAGTGGAAGGCAGCTATGCCGGCCCCAGAAAAGAAATGATCACTCCCTGGTCCACCAATGCAGTGGAAATCACTGGCAATATGGGCATCTCGGGAATCCTCAGAATTGAAGAGTTCAGCCTCTTGGAAGAAGGTCAGGAGATCGATCCCATGCTTCAGGCAAAGTATAACGGACTCGGCCAGGACATCTTCACCATTGACCTAAAGCCCGAGGAAGTGCTGTCGATCACCGATATCAAATCCTATAATGCACAGGAAGGCCTTGCTCTGAGTGATGAGGAAATCGACTATTTGGAAAAGGTAAGCAAAAGCCTTGGCAGGCCGCTGACCGATAGTGAGGTGTTTGGCTTCAGCCAAGTGAATTCCGAACACTGTCGCCATAAGATTTTCAATGGCACCTTTGTCATCGACGGAGAAGAAAAGGAAAACACCCTTTTCCAATTGATCAAAAAGACCTCGATCAAGCACCCCAATAAAATTGTTTCTGCATATAAGGACAATGTGGCCTTCGTAAAGGGACCAAAAGCACAGCAATTTGCCCCAAAAAGCCAGGACAAAGCCGATTATTTCCAACCGGAAACCATCAGCACGGTCCTTTCACTTAAGGCAGAAACCCATAACTTCCCCACGACCGTAGAACCATTCAACGGTGCAGCCACAGGAGCGGGAGGGGAGATACGGGACAGATTGGCAGGAGGAACCGCCTCCATTCCATTGGCCGGAACGGCTGTCTACATGACCTCTTACTCCAGAAGCGAGGCAGGAAGAAGCTGGGAAAAAGACCTCAACGAGCGAAAGTGGCTCTACCAAACCCCGATGGACATCCTGATCAAGGCCTCCAACGGAGCCAGTGATTTTGGCAACAAGTTTGGCCAGCCATTGATCTCCGGGAGTGTACTTACCTTTGAGCATGAAGAAAACGACAAGCAGTTTGGCTTTGATAAGGTCATCATGCTCGCTGGTGGCATCGGCTTCACCCGGGAGAAATACAGCCTAAAGAACACCCCTGTCAAAGGCAACAAAATCGTCATCATGGGCGGTGATAACTACCGTATCGGCATGGGGGGAAGTGCTGTTTCTTCGGTGAATACCGGTGAATTCAGCAATTCCATCGAACTGAACGCCATTCAGCGTTCCAATCCGGAAATGCAAAAAAGAGTGGCCAATGTCATTCGTGCCATGGCCGAAAACGACCATAACCCCATCATCTCCATTCACGACCACGGGGCAGGCGGACACCTTAACTGCCTGTCAGAACTGGTAGAAGATACGGGCGGAAATATCGATATTGACCAACTTCCCGTGGGAGACCCCACGCTCTCTGCCAAAGAGATCATCGGCAACGAGTCCCAGGAAAGAATGGGATTGGTCATTGGCGATGAGCATGTGGAAACATTGAGAAAAATATCCGAACGTGAACGTGCACCATTCTATGTGGTGGGTGAAACCACCGGGGACATGCACTTCAAGTTTGAAAATAAAAACTCGGGAGAAAAACCAGTTGATTGGGACCTGTCACATATGTTTGGCAGCTCTCCCAAAACCATCCTTACCGATAGCAAGGCCACGACGCAGTTTGCAGAACCTGCCTACCAAACCACAGAGCTGAAGCAGTATATCCATGAGGTTCTCCAGCTGGAAGCAGTAGCCTGCAAGGACTGGCTCACCAATAAGGTGGATAGATCGGTAACCGGCCGTGTGGCCACCCAGCAGACTACTGGCGCCATCCAGGTACCCCTGAACAACGTGGCTGTCATGGCCATTGACTATACTGGCAAAAAAGGCATCGCCACTTCCATAGGGCATGCCCCCGTAGCGGCGCTTGCCAATCCGGAAGCAGGCTCCAAGCTGGCTATCGCAGAAGCCCTCACCAACTTGGTATGGGCGCCGATCGAAGATGGACTCAGTGGCATTTCGCTGAGTGCCAACTGGATGTGGCCTGCCAAAAATAAAGGGGAAAACGACCGGCTATACAGGGCGGTACAGGCCGTAAGCGATTTTGCCATAGACTTGGGCATCAACATCCCGACAGGAAAAGACTCCCTGTCGATGACGCAGAAATATCCCGACGGAAAGACCGTTTACTCTCCCGGCACGGTCATCATCTCCAGCGTAGGAGAATGTGCCGACATCCGCAAGACAGTCACTCCTGACCTGAAATCGGTAGCGGACACCGAGCTACTATATATAGACTTCTCCAAGGACAGTGCGCAACTTGGGGGAAGCAGCTTTGCTCAGGTAGTCAATAAAATCGGCAATACGCCTCCTACTGTCAAGGACAATGAATACTTCGCAAAGGCCTTTATGGCCATACAGCAGTTGATCGAAAAAGGACTGATCCTCTCAGGCCATGATATTTCTTCTGGTGGTCTGATCACTACGCTGCTGGAAATGACCTTCCCTACCAAGGCATGTGGACTGGACGTCAAAACCGACCAACTTGAAGAAAAGGACATCATCAAAGCCTTGTTTGCAGAAAACCCTGGCGTGGTCATCCAGGCCAAAGATGCCAAAACGGTAAAAGACAACTTGGAAGAGCAGGGGATTGCTTACGTAGCCATCGCTGACGTAACCCTGAGCGGTAAGGTAAACCTTGAAGGACTGGATCTGTCACTCGATGTGGCCTCACATCGGGATACTTGGTTCAAATCTTCCTATCTGCTCGACCAAAAGCAAAGCGGCCAGCGGCTTGCCAAGGACCGATTTGACAATTATAAACAGCAGCCATTGGAGTTCTCCTTTGGCAAGAACTGGGAAGGCACTTATGACGCTTTTAACCTAAACCCTTACCGTCACACCACCACGGGTACCAAAGCAGCCATTATCAGAGAAAAAGGCGTAAATGGCGACCGGGAAATGGCCTATGCCCTTTGGTTGGCAGGGTTTGACGTGAAGGATGTCCATATGACGGACCTTATCTCTGGCCGTGAAACGCTGGAAGATGTCAATATGATCGTCTTCGTGGGCGGCTTCTCCAATTCCGACGTGCTCGGGTCTGCCAAAGGTTGGGCTGGAGCTTTCCTCTATAATGAAAAAGCAAAAACCGCCTTGGACAATTTCTACGCACGCCCTGACACGCTGAGCCTTGGGGTTTGTAACGGTTGTCAGCTGATGGTAGAACTTGGGCTCATCAACCGTGACCACGATGTGAAGCCAAAGATGCTCCACAACGAAAGCCATAAATTCGAATCGGCCTTTGTGAATGTGGACATCCCTGAAAACAACACCGTGATGTTCGGTTCTCTTTCCGGCCAACGGTTAGGTGTTTGGGTGGCTCATGGCGAAGGGAAGTTCTCCCTTCCAAAAGACCAGGAAGCGTACAATATTGGCATGAAATACAGCTATCAAGCCTACCCTGGCAACCCGAATGGTTCTGACTATGCCGTGGCCGGACTGGCCTCACAGGATGGTCGACACCTTGCCATTATGCCGCATATCGAACGCTCATTGGTACCTTGGAACTGGCCTAATTACCCTGAAGGCTTTATTGACCAGGAAATCACTCCATGGGTGGAAGCCTTCGTGAACGCCAAAGAATGGGTTGCTTCCCATCAATAA